From a single Pseudomonas cremoricolorata genomic region:
- a CDS encoding helix-turn-helix domain-containing protein — translation MSVQLRVLRKKMGMTLEQLAEQTGLTKSYLSKVERGLSSPSIAVALKLAKALNAQAEELFSDQALPAEGYSLVRAQPRESDASGPAHVPLARHIGDRALLPFMVYPPRSFAHSAFKEHLGEEFVFVHRGTVEVDFGNESLILEEGDALHFNAQKSHRIRTVSEQQAQLLVVVHSSD, via the coding sequence ATGTCGGTACAGCTCAGAGTGTTGCGCAAGAAGATGGGCATGACCCTGGAACAACTGGCCGAGCAGACGGGGCTGACGAAAAGTTACCTGTCCAAGGTCGAGCGTGGCTTGAGTTCACCCTCGATTGCGGTGGCGCTGAAACTGGCCAAGGCGCTCAACGCCCAGGCCGAGGAACTGTTCAGCGACCAGGCGCTACCGGCCGAGGGTTACAGCCTGGTGCGCGCCCAGCCTCGCGAGAGTGATGCCAGTGGCCCGGCGCACGTGCCCCTGGCCCGGCACATCGGTGACCGCGCATTGCTGCCGTTCATGGTCTACCCACCGCGCTCGTTCGCCCATTCGGCGTTCAAGGAACACCTGGGCGAAGAGTTCGTATTCGTCCACCGCGGCACCGTGGAAGTGGATTTCGGCAACGAGTCGCTGATCCTCGAAGAGGGTGATGCCTTGCACTTCAACGCGCAGAAATCCCACCGCATCCGCACCGTGTCCGAGCAGCAGGCGCAGCTGCTGGTGGTGGTGCACAGCAGCGACTAG
- a CDS encoding aldolase yields the protein MTATLDTPKEQLIQLAQRQMLTALADCTYSTREKLALTCRILFDAGHDSGLAGQITARAEQPGAYYTQQLGLGFDEISASNLLLVDENLNLLSGEGMANPANRFHSWLYRARPDVNCIIHTHPLHSAALSMLEVPLAVSHMDLCPLFDDCAFLKDWPGIPVGNEEGELIAAAIGDKRAILLSHHGLLVAGSSVEEACVLAMLFERAAKMQLLAMAAGEVQPIPAALGQQAHDWISTPKRHGAAFNYYARRALRSHGDCLN from the coding sequence ATGACTGCGACCCTAGACACCCCGAAAGAGCAACTGATTCAACTGGCCCAGCGGCAGATGCTCACGGCCCTTGCCGACTGCACCTACAGCACGCGGGAAAAACTCGCCCTGACCTGCCGGATTCTGTTCGACGCCGGCCATGATTCCGGCCTGGCCGGGCAGATCACCGCCCGCGCCGAACAGCCTGGCGCATATTACACCCAGCAGCTGGGCCTGGGTTTCGATGAAATCAGTGCCAGCAACCTGTTGCTGGTCGATGAAAACCTCAACCTGCTCAGTGGCGAGGGCATGGCCAACCCGGCCAACCGCTTCCACAGCTGGCTGTACCGCGCCCGCCCTGACGTCAACTGCATCATTCACACCCACCCGCTGCACAGCGCCGCGCTGTCGATGCTGGAAGTACCGCTGGCGGTGTCGCACATGGACCTGTGCCCGCTGTTCGACGACTGCGCCTTCCTCAAGGACTGGCCGGGCATTCCGGTGGGCAACGAGGAAGGCGAGCTGATCGCCGCGGCCATTGGCGACAAGCGCGCGATTCTGCTCTCGCACCATGGCCTGCTGGTGGCCGGCAGCAGCGTGGAAGAGGCCTGCGTGCTGGCCATGCTATTCGAGCGCGCCGCGAAGATGCAGTTGCTGGCGATGGCCGCAGGCGAGGTCCAGCCGATTCCCGCCGCCCTCGGCCAGCAGGCCCACGACTGGATTTCCACGCCCAAGCGCCACGGCGCCGCTTTCAACTACTACGCCCGGCGCGCCCTGCGCAGCCACGGCGACTGCCTGAACTGA
- a CDS encoding MerR family transcriptional regulator, translated as MRIGELAQACGVSRDTLRFYEARGLISAQRRANGYRDYPVETVQLMLFIRNAQRLGFSLEEIGSNVDALWQAADPDQAIRRLLTEKLALIEERLLALQQLRDGLRQSLTQQCPLREVSVPA; from the coding sequence ATGCGCATCGGTGAACTGGCCCAGGCCTGCGGCGTGAGCCGCGATACGCTGCGGTTCTATGAGGCCAGGGGGCTGATCAGCGCCCAGCGCCGGGCCAACGGTTATCGTGATTACCCGGTGGAAACCGTGCAGCTGATGCTGTTCATCCGCAACGCTCAGCGCCTGGGCTTCAGCCTCGAGGAAATCGGCAGCAACGTCGATGCGCTGTGGCAGGCCGCCGACCCGGATCAGGCCATTCGCCGGCTGTTGACGGAAAAACTGGCCCTGATCGAAGAACGCCTGCTGGCCCTGCAACAGCTGCGCGACGGCCTGCGCCAGAGCCTGACCCAGCAGTGTCCATTGCGTGAGGTGAGTGTGCCGGCCTGA
- the bla gene encoding class A beta-lactamase, translated as MKADFSRRRVLQGAAAGSTLLALPGWAADSADSRFQRIEREHGITLGVFALDTGSGRQLAYRADQRLPMCSTFKVMLAGAVLQRSQTERELLARVIRYPASALVVYSPVTERQVGQGMRVAELCAAALQYSDNTAANLLLELLGGPAELTAFARRLGDPVFRLDRIEPDLNSALPDDPRDTSSAQAMALSLQRLALGDALDHAGRGQLQTWLKGNTTGAKRIRAGVPAGWTVGDKTGSGDYGVANDVALLWPAGRAPWVLAVLSRSAEAKAAWRDAALAEATRVVVSALG; from the coding sequence ATGAAGGCTGATTTTTCTCGCCGCCGCGTGCTTCAGGGCGCTGCCGCCGGTTCGACGCTGCTCGCGCTGCCAGGCTGGGCTGCCGACTCGGCAGACTCCCGCTTCCAACGGATCGAGCGCGAGCATGGCATCACCCTCGGCGTCTTCGCCCTGGACACCGGCAGCGGCCGCCAGTTGGCCTACCGCGCCGACCAGCGTCTGCCGATGTGCAGCACCTTCAAAGTGATGCTGGCCGGCGCCGTTTTGCAACGCAGCCAGACTGAACGGGAACTGCTGGCGCGGGTGATCCGTTATCCGGCCAGCGCCCTGGTGGTGTATTCGCCGGTCACCGAGCGCCAGGTCGGGCAGGGCATGAGGGTTGCCGAGCTGTGTGCTGCGGCCCTGCAATACAGCGACAACACCGCCGCCAATCTGCTGCTGGAACTGTTGGGCGGTCCGGCCGAGCTGACGGCTTTCGCCCGCCGCCTGGGTGACCCGGTATTTCGTCTCGACCGTATCGAACCTGACCTCAATAGCGCACTGCCTGATGATCCGCGCGACACCAGCAGCGCTCAGGCAATGGCGTTGAGCCTGCAGCGCCTGGCGCTGGGTGACGCGCTCGATCACGCCGGCCGTGGGCAACTGCAAACCTGGCTCAAAGGCAACACCACCGGCGCCAAGCGCATTCGCGCAGGCGTACCGGCGGGGTGGACGGTGGGCGACAAGACAGGTTCCGGTGACTACGGCGTGGCCAACGACGTGGCGCTGCTGTGGCCAGCGGGGCGCGCGCCCTGGGTGCTGGCCGTGCTCAGCCGCAGCGCCGAGGCCAAGGCGGCCTGGCGCGATGCTGCCCTGGCCGAGGCCACCCGGGTAGTGGTATCGGCGTTGGGCTGA